The Guyparkeria halophila DNA window GGATCTCCAGACCGATGACCGCTTCCCAGCCCGAAGGGATTGCGAATTGACTCATGAGTGCTGTCCTTACCCTTCGCGGTTGTCGTTGGCGGAATCGGCAGCCATGGACGGCATCCGCTCGTGCCAGTCCACGCGCTGCTGATACTGGTGCGCGACGTTGAGCAGGCGCGCCTCGTCGAAGTGGCGGCCGATCAACTGCAGGCCGACCGGGCGCCCCTCGACGAAACCGGCCGGCACCGACATGCCCGGCAGGCCGGCGAGGTTGACCGGGATGGTGAAGATGTCCTCGAGGTACATCTTGGCCGGATCGGCGCTGTGCGCACCGCGATCGAACGCCGGGGTGGGCGTCACCGGCCCGGCGATCACGTCGCACTGCTCGAAGGCGCGCTGGAAGTGTTCGGTCACCAGCCGGCGCGCTTTCTGTGCACGACGGTAGAAGGCGTCGTAGTAGCCCGCCGAGAGCGCGTAGGTACCCACCAGGATGCGGCGCTTGACCTCCGAGCCGAAGCCCTCCGAGCGGGTGCGCTCGTAGAGGTCCTGCAGATCCTTGGGATCCTCGCAGCGGTAGCCGAAGCGCACGCCATCGAACCGCGACAGGTTCGAGGAGGCCTCGGCCGGCGCGAGCAGGTAGTAGGCCGCCAGGGCAATATCCGCGTCCGGCAGGTCGATCTCGACCGTTTCGGCGCCGGCGGCGCGCAACTCGTCGATCGCCGCCGAGACGGCATCACCCACCGCCGGCTCGAGCGCATCGGAAAACCATTGCTTGGGAATGCCGACCCGCAGACCGCTGATCGACTCGTCCAGCCCGGCGACGTAATCCGGCACGGGGTGGTCGGCCGAGGTGGAATCGCGCTCATCGAACCCGGCCATCTCGCCGAGGACCAGCGCGCAGTCGGCGGCGGATTTCGCGATCACCCCACCCTGATCGAAGCTCGAGGCGTAGGCGATCATGCCGTAACGCGATACCCGCCCGTAAGTCGGCTTGATGC harbors:
- the gatA gene encoding Asp-tRNA(Asn)/Glu-tRNA(Gln) amidotransferase subunit GatA encodes the protein MINASIAQLRDALTAGEYTAADLASAFAERIETIDPSLNSLVSRVAAIEPASANGRLAGIPYVHKDIFCAKGTRTTCGSRMLADWVAPYDSTVHERLTQSGAVLLGKANMDEFAMGSSNENSHFGAVANPWDANAVPGGSSGGSAAAVAARLVPFATGTDTGGSIRQPAAFCGVTGIKPTYGRVSRYGMIAYASSFDQGGVIAKSAADCALVLGEMAGFDERDSTSADHPVPDYVAGLDESISGLRVGIPKQWFSDALEPAVGDAVSAAIDELRAAGAETVEIDLPDADIALAAYYLLAPAEASSNLSRFDGVRFGYRCEDPKDLQDLYERTRSEGFGSEVKRRILVGTYALSAGYYDAFYRRAQKARRLVTEHFQRAFEQCDVIAGPVTPTPAFDRGAHSADPAKMYLEDIFTIPVNLAGLPGMSVPAGFVEGRPVGLQLIGRHFDEARLLNVAHQYQQRVDWHERMPSMAADSANDNREG